One part of the Drosophila teissieri strain GT53w chromosome 3R, Prin_Dtei_1.1, whole genome shotgun sequence genome encodes these proteins:
- the LOC122619126 gene encoding titin homolog, with protein sequence MELNTDYPPNDVGVLAPNDQENEDANRRKDDTGAPKTPVARKSRRAVLKRMNATSEKDSPTHPDPPKTPGTPGHLHQATETPRRSCRKSVRPAIDYDDIIVRSAKKAIAEVLLADPEDEEPSVQKWTAAEVGRNSRKRGRKSKRMAAKKQKTELIISEDKEEQDTELEVPQKKLDTPQGVKETAEDQADIVEEVALSIKKSSSSKTADQEHAEDGKNIVEKPLSMKKYSKASKNRDQQRAANTKKQKEDEADIDELGLCPLDMDSQEESDAEAVQDEAQTSPVDEDGQKHKERDEQADEATKPAALDKDKEVAAAKDQLEKAVDDKLFVEEEMPSLLMESEGLDEPSHSPLNTTYDAEDKKDSDRSVILVVSPDKQPEASTSVLDASVILVATSDMEPVACAPNPAIPDKKPTIKVVLTTLDDQDETLLDLGDLATTNVSKSKGYRFPTPYKAKPMFKFTGTEETVSNDPKATEEEPKYKRKRSKSTTHWNDTMSRTVSFQSPVEVAIVEDIDKRWKELQKSNVNNRRRRSKSLDENRCKVSRIPKPNRGVIPVNKTITPSKVNKRTKMPNFAAMHERQFAKMESLLDHVERKAERAKVLTNSVQKPIQGSTAKKLQSSTSVEDRARSKAVKKIDMTADRTMVMDHPSDKVNSSRLPLKTTAPAPNVAPKPAFNLTTSTVKTFNVAPKPAFNLSTSTVKTFNATFSSRTGDSHDNKLAERRQRHIDMFKGRTTKDQKEKAEFIRGVRLNRRFELQMQHRRHLEED encoded by the exons ATGGAATTAAATACTG ATTATCCCCCAAACGATGTCGGCGTCTTGGCGCCGAACGATCAGGAAAATGAGGACGCCAATCGGAGGAAGGATGATACAGGCGCACCAAAGACTCCAGTGGCTAGAAAATCGCGACGAGCGGTCCTCAAGCGAATGAACGCCACTTCGGAAAAGGATTCGCCGACGCATCCTGATCCTCCGAAGACACCGGGCACTCCCGGCCATCTTCACCAAGCCACCGAAACTCCGAGACGCAGTTGCCGAAAAAGTGTGCGTCCAGCAATCGACTACGATGATATTATAGTGCGATCCGCCAAGAAGGCTATTGCCGAAGTACTCTTAGCCGAtcccgaggacgaggagcctTCCGTCCAGAAGTGGACCGCCGCGGAGGTGGGAAGGAATTCGCGCAAACGCGGCCGCAAGTCCAAGCGCATGGCTGCCAAGAAGCAGAAAACAGAGCTCATAATTTCAGAGGAtaaggaggagcaggacacGGAGTTGGAGGTCCCACAGAAAAAGTTGGATACGCCGCAGGGTGTCAAAGAAACTGCTGAGGATCAGGCAGACATAGTAGAGGAAGTGGCACTATCCATAAAGAAGTCTTCTTCTTCCAAAACAGCAGATCAAGAACACGCAGAAGATGGAAAGAACATTGTAGAGAAACCACTGTCCATGAAAAAGTATTCTAAGGCGTCCAAAAATCGAGATCAACAACGGGCAGCTAACACCAAGAAGCAAAAGGAAGATGAAGCAGACATTGATGAACTGGGCTTATGCCCACTGGATATGGACAGCCAGGAGGAAAGTGACGCGGAGGCTGTTCAAGATGAAGCCCAAACGAGTCCAGTCGATGAGGATGGTCAAAAACATAAAGAGAGAGATGAACAAGCTGATGAAGCAACAAAACCAGCTGCGCTTGATAAAGACAAAGAAGTAGCTGCAGCTAAAGATCAATTAGAAAAAGCAGTAGATGACAAACTTTTTGTAGAGGAAGAAATGCCCTCACTATTGATGGAAAGTGAGGGCCTGGATGAACCGAGCCACTCGCCTCTTAATACCACATACGATGCAGAAGACAAGAAGGATTCGGATAGAAGCGTTATTTTGGTTGTCAGTCCGGACAAGCAGCCGGAAGCGAGCACCTCCGTCCTCGATGCCAGTGTTATACTGGTCGCTACTTCTGATATGGAGCCTGTAGCTTGCGCTCCAAATCCCGCAATTCCGGATAAGAAGCCAACCATTAAGGTGGTGCTCACAACTTTAGATGATCAGGACGAAACCCTTTTGGATCTGGGTGATCTAGCTACGACAAATGTATCAAAGTCGAAAGGCTATCGATTCCCCACGCCCTATAAGGCAAAGCCAATGTTTAAGTTTACAGGAACAGAGGAGACAGTTTCTAATGATCCCAAGGCTACAGAAGAAGAACCGAAGTACAAACGCAAACGTTCCAAGTCGACCACCCATTGGAACGACACTATGTCACGAACTGTATCATTTCAAAGTCCCGTTGAAGTTGCCATTGTCGAGGACATTGATAAGCGCTGGAAGGAACTTCAAAAGAGTA ATGTCAATAACCGCCGTAGGCGCTCAAAGTCATTGGACGAAAACCGCTGCAAAGTGAGCAGGATCCCCAAGCCCAATAGAg GTGTTATACCAGTGAACAAAACCATCACACCCAGCAAGGTGAATAAACGCACCAAGATGCCCAATTTTGCAGCCATGCATGAGAGGCAGTTTGCGAAGATGGAGAGCTTGCTGGACCACGTCGAACGCAAGGCGGAACGCGCCAAGGTGCTAACGAATTCTGTACAGAAGCCGATACAAGGATCGACGGCAAAGAAACTGCAGAGCTCCACATCTGTCGAGGATCGGGCTCGTTCAAAGGCGGTGAAGAAGATCGACATGACCGCCGATCGAACCATGGTAATGGATCATCCGTCCGATAAGGTGAACTCATCACGGTTGCCTTTGAAGACCACCGCTCCCGCTCCCAACGTAGCTCCGAAGCCAGCTTTTAATCTGACCACCTCTACGGTGAAGACATTCAATGTAGCTCCAAAGCCAGCTTTCAATCTGTCCACCTCCACGGTGAAGACATTCAACGCCACGTTTTCCAGCAGAACTGGCGATTCGCACGATAACAAGCTGGCTGAACGACGCCAACGGCACATTGACATGTTCAAGGGTAGGACAACTAAGGACCAGAAGGAGAAAGCTGAGTTTATCCGCGGGGTACGCCTCAATCGACGTTTTGAGCTCCAAATGCAGCACCGTCGACACCTAGAGGAGGATTAG
- the LOC122619127 gene encoding inactive non-canonical poly(A) RNA polymerase protein Trf4-2, translated as MCDASNPAKPWQLSGLVYGNGIPALCLLHQEIEHFYSYIQSTPTEFCLRAEAVRRIEDVVLTIWPGACVDVFGSFRTGLNLPGSDIDLVVYNGYYWNPRLLHELQNELVSQGVTDPDSVSVLDKASVPVVKFTERISRIRFDVTFNAAASGVQAAELIKDFIRQFPELPKLVMVLKQFLSLQGFNEVYSSGGVSSYALTLMVISFLQQQARTNKRYSPHNKLALLLIQFLDYYGRKFDFFKYGISVLGEGGCVEKERLRSTLGENNWQSVLSIEDPVTPTNDIGRSSYGALHVMQGFEAAFVKLSKLVDSDSSKIVGPILANIVEVPQSIVNYRAWVHYNFQHLSAPGLSRPDSLGQPSLSGSASTSASEDERSGGQVTVGFRRCGDGPPQNMDLDATLANLKLN; from the coding sequence ATGTGTGACGCATCAAATCCAGCGAAGCCGTGGCAGCTTTCCGGTCTGGTGTACGGCAATGGGATCCCGGCGCTTTGCCTGCTGCACCAGGAGATTGAGCACTTCTACAGCTACATCCAATCCACGCCAACGGAGTTCTGTCTGCGGGCGGAAGCAGTGCGTCGCATCGAGGACGTGGTGCTTACCATTTGGCCAGGCGCATGCGTGGATGTTTTTGGTTCTTTTCGGACGGGACTAAACCTGCCGGGCTCGGACATCGACCTGGTGGTATACAATGGTTACTACTGGAACCCCAGGCTGCTGCATGAGCTTCAAAACGAACTTGTCAGCCAAGGCGTAACCGATCCGGACAGCGTTAGCGTTCTCGACAAGGCTTCCGTGCCCGTGGTCAAGTTCACAGAGCGCATTTCCCGCATCAGGTTCGATGTGACCTTCAACGCCGCAGCATCGGGCGTGCAGGCCGCCGAGCTGATCAAGGACTTTATCCGGCAGTTTCCCGAGCTGCCCAAGCTGGTCATGGTGCTCAAACAGTTCCTAAGCCTTCAGGGATTCAACGAGGTGTACAGCTCCGGCGGAGTCTCGTCCTACGCACTCACACTAATGGTTATCAGCtttctgcagcagcaggcgcgTACCAACAAGCGATACAGCCCACACAATAAGCTGGCCCTGCTGCTCATCCAGTTTCTAGATTACTACGGCCGCAAGTTTGACTTCTTCAAGTACGGAATATCGGTTCTCGGCGAAGGTGGTTGCGTGGAGAAGGAGCGACTTCGCTCCACGCTGGGCGAGAACAACTGGCAGTCGGTGCTCAGCATAGAGGATCCAGTGACCCCAACCAACGACATTGGTAGGAGCTCGTATGGAGCGCTCCACGTGATGCAGGGTTTCGAGGCAGCATTCGTAAAGCTCTCAAAGCTGGTGGACTCTGACTCATCCAAGATCGTCGGCCCCATACTGGCCAACATTGTGGAGGTGCCGCAGTCCATAGTCAACTACCGGGCTTGGGTGCACTACAACTTCCAGCACCTTTCGGCACCGGGATTGTCTCGACCCGATTCCCTTGGACAACCATCGCTCTCGGGCTCCGCTTCCACTTCCGCCTCCGAGGATGAGCGCTCAGGCGGACAGGTGACTGTTGGATTCCGCCGGTGTGGGGATGGTCCTCCCCAGAACATGGACTTAGATGCCACCTTGGCAAACCTTAAGTTGAACTAA
- the LOC122620026 gene encoding ankyrin repeat and sterile alpha motif domain-containing protein 1B isoform X1, with translation MGKDQHLLEASRGGDIKTVDKLLEHSSKRHGPLSSFRRSPSINCQDMNGYTSLHHACLNGHSNIVRLLLSHNALLDVPDIRGSTPLFLAAWAGHQDIVKMLLMHSPTGANPNAQTIENETPLHSGAQHGHNAVVAILLSYGADPAIRNNSFQTALDLAAQFGRLQVVQTLLRVDPDLILPYKRLEDDEDELLGCSPIKHIFTHTCLHLASRNGHKKVVETLLAAGVDVNILTNAGSALHEAALCGKKSVVVTLLKAGIYVHATDGNGRTALDILSDYPPHVTYDIVGAINEFTQAAREHRKPLVVENGTQSLPKRLYEKNSQRQKVPPRQRKKQDHQANGLSHSLSSLDVFAKAPENYLEMKPIIQQKSCDTLNDIRTNGGSLWSSYKPVYKQPILPSFRVDSGISNGSVPSRSYEYINLLRNGSNSDDNSTSTSSNSAVRQQAVASYVEMKLPSPPVPKPRTRINGEYNDYANLVPIEENICVAAVDNNNNTNGNGGKLRLVRHSPTPDYPPPTVTEAERTIFNFMQPATLRKNSLLEPVDSPRTTNSVSSDQVEEYVADIPFAGLFKGSTLNLSSDVVDGIGAVPGEREYLQSPSMVRSAHAQNHRRSLSKQRYSALGEDFSASRVWAEIDTIFENIGNEVFTVEQEVEELKEDSSSLSLDDSQSLHIRDPAELLLGRKQSSASNWCHSPYTLIYGEIRYSLFYLGSTVIRKLQGTLSTRKSIQKLKIDENMKSAASVSDFSLLENCTTSTKYLKAANLQTRLNVDIAVSCVGVKFIDHEKKTAICCHDIENINCVCQDSEDLRYFAYITKEQDLHYCHVFMVDSLELAKEIIMTLGQAFEVAYQLALSRQGTAPNQEC, from the exons ATGGGCAAGGATCAGCACTTGCTGGAGGCTTCGCGAGGCGGCGACATCAAGACGGTGGACAAACTGCTGGAGCACTCGAGCAAACGCCATGGCCCGCTGTCCAG CTTTCGGCGAAGTCCCAGCATCAACTGCCAGGACATGAATGGCTATACCTCACTGCATCACGCCTGTCTAAATGGGCATAGCAACATTGTAAGGCTTCTACTCTCCCACAACGCGCTATTGGATGTGCCTGATATACGTGGCTCGACGCCCTTATTTCTGGCCGCCTGGGCTGGACACCAGGACATTGTCAAGATGCTGCTAATGCACTCGCCCACGGGAGCGAATCCGAATGCCCAGACCATCGAAAACGAGACGCCGCTGCACTCAGGCGCCCAACATGGCCACAATGCCGTGGTGGCCATTCTTCTCTCCTACGGCGCCGATCCCGCCATACGCAACAATAGCTTTCAAACGGCTCTCGATTTGGCAGCACAATTTGGCCGCCTTCAGGTGGTTCAGACCTTGCTGCGCGTTGATCCCGACCTCATATTGCCGTATAAACGTTtggaggacgacgaggatgagctGTTGGGCTGCTCGCCCATAAAGCACATCTTTACGCACACCTGCCTGCACCTGGCCAGTCGGAACGGGCACAAGAAGGTGGTCGAAACACTGCTGGCGGCCGGCGTCGATGTCAACATACTCACCAACGCTGGAAGCGCACTTCACGAGGCGGCTCTCTGTGGCAAAAAGTCCGTTGTGGTCACCCTGCTTAAGGCCGGAATCTACGTGCACGCCACCGATGGAAACGGACGCACAGCCCTGGACATACTCTCCGATTATCCACCACATGTGACCTACGACATTGTGGGCGCCATAAACG AGTTCACCCAAGCGGCGAGGGAACATCGGAAGCCTCTTGTCGTAGAGAACGGCACACAATCGCTGCCGAAGCGGCTGTACGAGAAGAACTCGCAGCGACAGAAGGTGCCGCCCAGGCAGAGGAA AAAGCAAGATCATCAAGCCAACGGACTTTCGCACTCTTTAAGCTCACTGGACGTTTTCGCTAAGGCGCCGGAGAATTACCTGGAAATGAAGCCCATCATACAGCAGAAGTCCTGCGACACCTTGAACGACATTCGGACGAATGGCGGCAGTCTGTGGTCCAGCTATAAGCCGGTGTACAAACAACCCATTCTGCCCAGCTTTCGTGTGGACAGCGGCATTTCCAATGGATCGGTTCCCTCGAGATCGTACGAGTACATAAATCTCTTGAGGAACGGCTCCAACAGCGATGATAACTCCACCAGTACCAGTAGCAACT CTGCGGTGCGTCAACAAGCAGTGGCTTCGTATGTGGAGATGAAGCTGCCTTCCCCGCCAGTTCCTAAACCACGCACTCGAATTAATGGCGAATACAACGACTATGCAAATCTGGTGCCAATAGAAGAAAACATCTGCGTGGCAGCTGTggataacaacaataatacaaATGGTAACGGTGGCAAATTGCGCTTAGTTCGCCATTCGCCCACGCCGGATTATCCACCACCCACGGTCACCGAGGCGGAACGCACGATCTTCAACTTCATGCAGCCGGCTACTCTGCGCAAAAACAGTTTGCTGGAACCGGTGGATTCACCTCGAACCACTAACTCAGTGAGCTCTGACCAGGTGGAGGAATACGTGGCCGATATCCCCTTTGCTGGACTATTTAAAGGATCCACTTTAAACTTGTCCTCGGATGTGGTGGATGGAATTGGTGCTGTGCCGGGAGAAAGGGAGTATCTCCAATCACCCAGCATGGTGAGGTCGGCCCACGCCCAAAACCACAGACGCAGCCTATCCAAGCAACGATACTCAGCACTGGGCGAAGACTTCAGCGCCTCGCGAGTGTGGGCCGAAATCGATACCATTTTCGAGAACATTGGCAACGAAGTGTTCACAGTAGAGCAGGAGGTCGAGGAGCTTAAAGAAGATTCTTCCAGCTTGTCCTTGGATGATTCGCAGTCCCTACACATACGAGATCCGGCGGAATTGCTATTGGGCAGAAAACAGAGCTCCGCCTCCAATTGGTGCCACTCACCATACACACTGATCTATGGCGAAATTCGCTATTCTCTGTTT tATCTTGGCTCAACGGTCATTCGAAAACTGCAAGGAACCCTTTCAACGCGCAAATCCATCCAGAAGCTGAAGATCGATGAGAACATGAAGTCGGCGGCGAGTGTTAGTGATTTCAGTTTGCTGGAGAACTGCACCACCTCCACAAAGTACCTAAAGGCGGCCAACCTCCAGACGCGTCTTAATGTGGACATTGCTGTATCCTGCGTCGGCGTCAAGTTCATAGATCACGAGAAAAAG ACTGCCATCTGTTGCCATGATATTGAGAACATAAACTGTGTTTGCCAGGACTCGGAGGACTTGCGCTACTTTGCATACATAACCAAAGAACAGGACCTGCACTACTGTCATGTCTTCATGGTGGATAGCTTG GAGCTGGCTAAGGAAATCATCATGACACTGGGACAGGCCTTTGAGGTAGCCTACCAGCTCGCTCTGAGCAGACAGGGCACTGCCCCCAACCAAGAGTGCTAA
- the LOC122620026 gene encoding ankyrin repeat and sterile alpha motif domain-containing protein 1B isoform X2, which produces MGKDQHLLEASRGGDIKTVDKLLEHSSKRHGPLSSFRRSPSINCQDMNGYTSLHHACLNGHSNIVRLLLSHNALLDVPDIRGSTPLFLAAWAGHQDIVKMLLMHSPTGANPNAQTIENETPLHSGAQHGHNAVVAILLSYGADPAIRNNSFQTALDLAAQFGRLQVVQTLLRVDPDLILPYKRLEDDEDELLGCSPIKHIFTHTCLHLASRNGHKKVVETLLAAGVDVNILTNAGSALHEAALCGKKSVVVTLLKAGIYVHATDGNGRTALDILSDYPPHVTYDIVGAINEFTQAAREHRKPLVVENGTQSLPKRLYEKNSQRQKVPPRQRNSLDVFAKAPENYLEMKPIIQQKSCDTLNDIRTNGGSLWSSYKPVYKQPILPSFRVDSGISNGSVPSRSYEYINLLRNGSNSDDNSTSTSSNSAVRQQAVASYVEMKLPSPPVPKPRTRINGEYNDYANLVPIEENICVAAVDNNNNTNGNGGKLRLVRHSPTPDYPPPTVTEAERTIFNFMQPATLRKNSLLEPVDSPRTTNSVSSDQVEEYVADIPFAGLFKGSTLNLSSDVVDGIGAVPGEREYLQSPSMVRSAHAQNHRRSLSKQRYSALGEDFSASRVWAEIDTIFENIGNEVFTVEQEVEELKEDSSSLSLDDSQSLHIRDPAELLLGRKQSSASNWCHSPYTLIYGEIRYSLFYLGSTVIRKLQGTLSTRKSIQKLKIDENMKSAASVSDFSLLENCTTSTKYLKAANLQTRLNVDIAVSCVGVKFIDHEKKTAICCHDIENINCVCQDSEDLRYFAYITKEQDLHYCHVFMVDSLELAKEIIMTLGQAFEVAYQLALSRQGTAPNQEC; this is translated from the exons ATGGGCAAGGATCAGCACTTGCTGGAGGCTTCGCGAGGCGGCGACATCAAGACGGTGGACAAACTGCTGGAGCACTCGAGCAAACGCCATGGCCCGCTGTCCAG CTTTCGGCGAAGTCCCAGCATCAACTGCCAGGACATGAATGGCTATACCTCACTGCATCACGCCTGTCTAAATGGGCATAGCAACATTGTAAGGCTTCTACTCTCCCACAACGCGCTATTGGATGTGCCTGATATACGTGGCTCGACGCCCTTATTTCTGGCCGCCTGGGCTGGACACCAGGACATTGTCAAGATGCTGCTAATGCACTCGCCCACGGGAGCGAATCCGAATGCCCAGACCATCGAAAACGAGACGCCGCTGCACTCAGGCGCCCAACATGGCCACAATGCCGTGGTGGCCATTCTTCTCTCCTACGGCGCCGATCCCGCCATACGCAACAATAGCTTTCAAACGGCTCTCGATTTGGCAGCACAATTTGGCCGCCTTCAGGTGGTTCAGACCTTGCTGCGCGTTGATCCCGACCTCATATTGCCGTATAAACGTTtggaggacgacgaggatgagctGTTGGGCTGCTCGCCCATAAAGCACATCTTTACGCACACCTGCCTGCACCTGGCCAGTCGGAACGGGCACAAGAAGGTGGTCGAAACACTGCTGGCGGCCGGCGTCGATGTCAACATACTCACCAACGCTGGAAGCGCACTTCACGAGGCGGCTCTCTGTGGCAAAAAGTCCGTTGTGGTCACCCTGCTTAAGGCCGGAATCTACGTGCACGCCACCGATGGAAACGGACGCACAGCCCTGGACATACTCTCCGATTATCCACCACATGTGACCTACGACATTGTGGGCGCCATAAACG AGTTCACCCAAGCGGCGAGGGAACATCGGAAGCCTCTTGTCGTAGAGAACGGCACACAATCGCTGCCGAAGCGGCTGTACGAGAAGAACTCGCAGCGACAGAAGGTGCCGCCCAGGCAGAGGAA CTCACTGGACGTTTTCGCTAAGGCGCCGGAGAATTACCTGGAAATGAAGCCCATCATACAGCAGAAGTCCTGCGACACCTTGAACGACATTCGGACGAATGGCGGCAGTCTGTGGTCCAGCTATAAGCCGGTGTACAAACAACCCATTCTGCCCAGCTTTCGTGTGGACAGCGGCATTTCCAATGGATCGGTTCCCTCGAGATCGTACGAGTACATAAATCTCTTGAGGAACGGCTCCAACAGCGATGATAACTCCACCAGTACCAGTAGCAACT CTGCGGTGCGTCAACAAGCAGTGGCTTCGTATGTGGAGATGAAGCTGCCTTCCCCGCCAGTTCCTAAACCACGCACTCGAATTAATGGCGAATACAACGACTATGCAAATCTGGTGCCAATAGAAGAAAACATCTGCGTGGCAGCTGTggataacaacaataatacaaATGGTAACGGTGGCAAATTGCGCTTAGTTCGCCATTCGCCCACGCCGGATTATCCACCACCCACGGTCACCGAGGCGGAACGCACGATCTTCAACTTCATGCAGCCGGCTACTCTGCGCAAAAACAGTTTGCTGGAACCGGTGGATTCACCTCGAACCACTAACTCAGTGAGCTCTGACCAGGTGGAGGAATACGTGGCCGATATCCCCTTTGCTGGACTATTTAAAGGATCCACTTTAAACTTGTCCTCGGATGTGGTGGATGGAATTGGTGCTGTGCCGGGAGAAAGGGAGTATCTCCAATCACCCAGCATGGTGAGGTCGGCCCACGCCCAAAACCACAGACGCAGCCTATCCAAGCAACGATACTCAGCACTGGGCGAAGACTTCAGCGCCTCGCGAGTGTGGGCCGAAATCGATACCATTTTCGAGAACATTGGCAACGAAGTGTTCACAGTAGAGCAGGAGGTCGAGGAGCTTAAAGAAGATTCTTCCAGCTTGTCCTTGGATGATTCGCAGTCCCTACACATACGAGATCCGGCGGAATTGCTATTGGGCAGAAAACAGAGCTCCGCCTCCAATTGGTGCCACTCACCATACACACTGATCTATGGCGAAATTCGCTATTCTCTGTTT tATCTTGGCTCAACGGTCATTCGAAAACTGCAAGGAACCCTTTCAACGCGCAAATCCATCCAGAAGCTGAAGATCGATGAGAACATGAAGTCGGCGGCGAGTGTTAGTGATTTCAGTTTGCTGGAGAACTGCACCACCTCCACAAAGTACCTAAAGGCGGCCAACCTCCAGACGCGTCTTAATGTGGACATTGCTGTATCCTGCGTCGGCGTCAAGTTCATAGATCACGAGAAAAAG ACTGCCATCTGTTGCCATGATATTGAGAACATAAACTGTGTTTGCCAGGACTCGGAGGACTTGCGCTACTTTGCATACATAACCAAAGAACAGGACCTGCACTACTGTCATGTCTTCATGGTGGATAGCTTG GAGCTGGCTAAGGAAATCATCATGACACTGGGACAGGCCTTTGAGGTAGCCTACCAGCTCGCTCTGAGCAGACAGGGCACTGCCCCCAACCAAGAGTGCTAA